TCTTACCACGTTCCACTCCTTCTCTTACCACGTTCCATTCCTTCTCTTACCACGTTCCACTCCTTCTCTTACCACGTTCCACTCCCTCTCTTACCACGTTCCACTCCTTCTCTTACCACGTTCCACTCCTTCTCTTTCCACATCTCTATCCTGttgtatacagtgagctccaagagtattgggacagtgacatttgttgttattgttttggctcagtactccatcactttggatttgaaatgcaGAAATGACTGTGAGGttaaattcacttatatgtgtattaaagtagtcaaaagttgagTATTTAGTTCAGTCTCGATGTATTTTCTTCCCAACAACAAGAAATAAACAGGAAACAGAGATGGACAAAGTAAAGGCAAAGTAAAAACAAAGCTACTGTCTGAACAAAACATTGTGTGCCACTGAAACAGTTTTTACAAGCTTTCATAAAGCACAAACTTGTCAGAAATAAAAGATGAGTGTATTGATTGGACAATCATAGGGGTTCAACTCTTTCCtatgcacttctcagtagttggtattcagacgtACCTTATGAGGACTTTACGAGCATGGTTCCTTTGCGCACACCTGAATACATTTGATCAAAccactgaaaaccctcccacttgctgatTTTCTCATGTAGTTTTCATTCAAtatggttttcagtacatttatcttaagccatccctttaaataggTTGTATCTTCTAGTTTGAATGTTGTCGACAGACTCAATGGAATgaagaacgggttcagaatattagggatcaatggAAGAAATccatctaaatatatgcatattccaTTTCAGCACCAACTGATAGATAAAAAGACTCTGATCTTGTAGATTGTTTAGAGTTAGGAAAGTATTTTAGTCATAAAAAAAACAGCTTTGGAGAGCATTTACGCACAAAAGAAAGAAAACTGTGGTTTGATTCATTCTGAATATTGCCGTCATTCCAACAGTAACGTTGGAAGATTAGTGTACATAGAATTCTAATAAAACAGTGTACAATAGTAGGCTATAAGTCTAttgcctgcactaaccatggaactGTGTGATGACACAGACAAGTATTGCGCCATGTGTCAGGTTCAAACTGTTACAGCTTGGTCTGCTCTCCGCTCCATTGTGATTTAACTAGCCTACATGTCTTTAGTTACTATCAACTGTCactaatgatcctcagcaacaaccacatGACTGTGACGGAATTTACAGAGGAAGCAAATGGAAGTCAACAAAACAATGGAATTTAATGGAATGATCACgtaggctataccaactgaagggaactaacagtaaattGGCAGTTGAATATGTGTTGTTATTAGACCAACTGACGGCATATACTGATAGTGGCTAATACTTAACATGATAGAAATAGGAAACGGAGAAAGTCGAGGTAGCCTATAATTAATACATCCCTGCAATTTAAAAGGCCGTACATTTTAAAATCTGCATAATGGCCCAGCATTTCATAATCTTTACTGTGGGGAagatatgttgatatgcttcaggttggctgccatatgactggtttcacatttgtttCCAGCGATTATAAGATAAAATGTAtctaaaacaaatgtaatttatAGTTACAATTAAATTATCCAAATGGATTACTCATTTAActagctcttatcaataactCTTATCAATGTATAAATTACAGTGTATAAATTACTGTTATTTTTATGAGAAAAAATAAGGTCAATGCCTTTGTCCACTTGGAATCGGAAGGTTCACTAGACCTTGTTCATGGTTTCCTCACACGtgaaggtggtggaattatgagtgaattaagtcaaggtcataATATGGAGTATATGTAGACACACCTCCTTCATTTCTTTGATCTCCACCCTGAACAAATAGCAGGTGAATAACATGATATTATCATGCataattcaaggtcagaatacgtgtagagagaaaagtgcagaAATGTTTAGTTACGTTCCATTTACGAGCTCTTAACTCGGGTCAGAATCAGGCCCTTGTGAATAGTACTGTCAGAGCCAGCTTTCCAAAGAGCAAATCCACAAGGTAAATGGTCCTACCAGAACCTCTGGTTGAGTCTTCGGGTCCAATGAAAAAGAAATAAAGATGAATTGACATGTCTCGTTTACTTTTTCCCTTTATGCTTTCATGGCAACTTGATACAGAGTCAGCTCCATAAAGCACAAATCTGTCTGACTCAATGTGTCCCTCATGATTTACAAATCAATGTTGATTAATGCTGCTCATTTGTACCAAATCCCTTCAGCATTAACACATTAGGCTATTGAAAAGGGACATGGCAGTGTGGTCTTGTGTTCCCTCTTAAACAAAACAGTCTGTATCACCAGGTGGCCTTTGTCAGATGGTAAACTATGTGTATGTCCAGTGCACCTCTGAGTCTCAGTGGCCTTGACATctcaacatacagtgcattcggaaggttttcagaccccttcactttttctacattttgttatgttgcaaccttattctaaaatgggattaaatagttttttcccctgatCAATCTACATACACCCAAtatcacataatgacaaagcaaaaaaaggtttttagatttttggggTGAAAAaatgaaatgtcacatttacatcagtattcagaccctttactcagtactttgttgaatcaaatcaaatcaaatgtcacatgcgccgaatacaaccttacagtgaaatgcttagttacaagcccttaaccaacaacgctttAAAAAGTTTTCataaaaaataagtgttaagtgaaaaatagataagtaaaaaatatcaaataaaagtaacaaataattcaacagcatcagtaaaataataatattgaggctatatacagggggtaccggtacagagtcaatgtgcgggggcaccttcttagttgaggtaattgaggtaatatgtacatgtaggtagagttaaagtgactatgcatagataataaacagagagtagcagcagcgtaaaagaggggtctgggtagccctttgattagctgttcaggagtcttatggcttggtggtagaagctgttaagaagccttttggacctagacttggagctccggtaccgcttgctgtgcggtagcagagagaacagtctatgactagggtggctggagactttgaacatttttagagccttcctctgacaccgcctggtatagaggtcttggatggcaggaagcttggctccagtgatgtactgggccgtacgcactaccctctgtatattgaagcaacatctcattaTATcactcaggaagttaaagcttggtcgcaaatgggtcttccaaatggacaatgaccccaagcatacttccaaggttgtggcaaaatggcttaaagacaacaaagtcaaggtattggagtggccatcacaaagccctgacctcaatcccatagaacatttgtgggcagaactgaacaagcgtgtgcgagcaaggaggcctacaaacctgactcagttacatcagctctgtcaggaggaatgggccaaaattcaccaaacttattgtgggaagcttttggaaggctacccaaaacatttaacccaagttaaacaatttaaaggcaatgctaccaaatactaattgaatgtatgtaaacttctgacccactgggaatgtgatgaaagaaataaaagctgaaataaataattctctctactattattctgacatttcacattcttaaaataaagtggtgatcttaactgacctaagacagggaatttttactaggattaaatgtcaggaattgtgaaaaactgagtttaaatgtatttggcaaaggtgtatgtaaacttcaactgtagatatatatgatttgttttttatttttaatacattttcaaagatTTTGAAAAActtgctttcactttgtcattacggagtattgtgtggagattgctgaagatttttatttatttaatacattttagaataaggctgtaacataacagaatgtggaaaacgtcaaggggtctgaattctatccgaatgcactgtatttgtagCTCAGTGGCCTCGGCATACATCTCAATATatatgtagctctgagtctcagtGGCCTCGGCATGCATctcaacatatacagtggggagaacaagtatttgatacactgccgattttgcaggttttcctacttacaaagcatgtagaggtctgtaatttttatcataggtacacttcaactgtgagagacggaatttaaaacaaaaatccagaaaatcacattgtatgatttttaagtaattaattcgcattttattgcatgacataagtatttgatcacctaccaaccagtaagaattccggctctcacagacctgttagtttttctttaagaagccctcctgttctccactcattacctgtattaactgcacctgtttgaactcgttacctgtataaaagacacctgtccacccactcaatcaaacagactccaacctctccacaatggccaagaccagagagctgtgtaaggacatcagggataaaattgtagacctgcacaaggctgggatgggctacaggacaataggtaagcagcttggtgagaaggcaacaactgttggcgtaattattagaaaatggaagaagttcaagatgacggtcaatcaccctcggtctggggctccatgcaagatctcacctcgtggggcatcaatgatcatgaggaaggtgagggatcagcccagaactacacggcaggacctggttaatgacctgaagagagctgggaccacagtctcaaagaaaaccattagtaacacactacgccgtcatggattaaaatcctgcagcgcacgcaaggtccccctgctcaagccagcgcatgtccaggcccgtctgaagtttgccaatgaccatctggatgatccagaggaggaattggagaaggtcatgtggtctgatgagacaaaaatagagctttttggtctaaactccactcgccgtgtttggaggaagaagaaggattagtacaaccccaagaacaccatcctaaccgtgaagcttggaggtggaaacatcattctttggggatgcttttctgcaaaggggacaggatgactgcaccgtattgaggggaggatggatggggccatgcatcgcgagatcttggccaacaacctccttccctcagtaagagcattgaagataggtcgtggctgggtcttccagcatgacaacgacccgaaacacacagccagggcaactaaggagtggctccgtaagaagcatctcaaggtcctggagtggcctagccagtctccagacctgaacccaatagaaaatctttggagggagctgaaagtccgtattgcccagcgacagccccgaaacctgaaggatctggagaaggtctgtatggaggagtgggccaaaatccctgctgcagtgtgtgcaaacctggtcaagaactacaggaaacatatgatctctgtaattgcaaacaaaggtttctgtaccaaatattaagttctgcttttctgatgtatcaaatacttatgtcatgcaataaaatgcaaattaattacttaaaaatcatacaatatgattttctggatttttgttttagattccgtctctcacagttgaagtgtacctgtgataaaaattacagacctctacatgctttgtaagtaggaaaacctgcaaaatcggcagtgtatcaaatacttgttctccccactgtatgtatctcTGAGTCTCAGTGGCCTCGGCATACATCTCAACATatatgtagctctgagtctcagtGGCCTCGGCATACATCTCAACATatatgtagctctgagtctcagtGGCCTCGGCATACATCTCAACATatatgtagctctgagtctcagtGGCCTCGACATGCATCTCAACATatatgtagctctgagtctcagtGGCCTCGGCATACATCTCAACATatatgtagctctgagtctcagtGGCCTCGGCATACATCTCAACATatatgtagctctgagtctcagtGGCCTCGGCATACATCTCAACATatatgtagctctgagtctcagtGGCCTCGACATGCATCTCAACATatatgtagctctgagtctcagtGGCCTCGGCATACATCTCAACATatatgtagctctgagtctcagtGGCCTCGGCATACATCTCAACATatatgtagctctgagtctcagtGGCCTCGGCATACATCTCAACATatatgtagctctgagtctcagtGGCCTCGGCATACATCTCAACATatatgtagctctgagtctcagtGGCCTCGGCATACATCTCAACATatatgtagctctgagtctcagtGGCCTCGACATGCATCTCAACATatatgtagctctgagtctcagtGGCCTCGGCATACATCTCAACATatatgtagctctgagtctcagtGGCCTCGGCATACATCTCAACATATATGTAGCTCTGAGCCTCAGTGGCCTCGGCATACATCTCAACATATATGTAGctctgagtcttcttgggtacgggaacaatggtggacatcttgaagcaagtgaggACAGCAGATTGGGATAGGGTGAGAttgaatatgttcgtaaacactccagccagctggtctgcacatgctctgaggacgcggctagggatgccgccttgcgagggttaacatgcttaaatgtcttactcacgtcggccacggagaacgagagcccacagtccttgggagcgggctgcgttggtggcattgtgttatcctcaaagcgggcgaagaaggtgtttagcttctCTGGGAGCAATCGGTGTCCGTAATGTGGCtggctttccctttataatcccTGATTGTCTGtaaaccctgccacatatgtctcgtgtctgagccgttgaattgtgactccactttgtctctgtactaaccttttgcctgtttgattgccttatgggGGGCAACATAAATGTATCTCTGAGACAAAAAGAGTATGCAGCATGCTCTCTCATGAGTAATGGTACAGTTGGGCTGTGTGTGGTTGTTGATGGATGAAAACATATTTACAGTACATAGTGTCACTATATTCACTTTATTCATTTTCTTGATAGTTTGAAAACCAAATGATTTAGGATGGTCACTAGTGGGCTGAGGCTTCAATGTTAAACAGCTTTGTGCAAGAGTAGTTCAGGTACATTTGAAATGCTCCATGGTACATAACCTGATATGCTGACATTTCAATGTTAAACAATGTATTTCTTTAGTATTTCATGCATATTTTATGTTCTGCATGCTGCATAACGACAGctagcctagtggggcggcaggtagcctagtggggcggcaggtagcctaatggggaatcaggtagcctagtggggtggcaggtagcctagtggggcggcaggtagcctagtggggtggcaggtagcctagtggggtggcaggtagcctaatggggaatcaggtagcctagtggggtggcaggtagcctagtggggtggcaggtagcctagtggggcggcaagtagcctagtggggtggcaggtagcccaaTGGGgaatcaggtagcctagtggggcggcaggtagcccaaTGGGgaatcaggtagcctagtggggcggcaagtagcctagtggggtggcaggtagcccaaTGGGgaatcaggtagcctagtggggtggcagggtagcctagtggggaatcaggtagcctagtggttagagcgttgaactagtaaccaaaaggttgcaagtttgaatccccgagctgacaaggtaaaaatctgttgttctgcccctgaacaaggcagttaacccactgttcctaggccgtcacaaaataagaatttgttcttaactgacttgcctagttaagttaaaaaaaatatataaatgtatatataGATTTTAGAATGTAGACAAGGTGACAGGGTTAATGCGTGATTCATTCTCTTTCTATACGACTGATACCAACGACTGTCTATAGTGACAGATAGGCCAACCTATTATGACAGAATGTATGACAGGAAGTTAGCACTCATGGCTGTCGAATGTGAGAACTTGACATTGTGATGACTGATGCTCAAATTACAATTGAAGGCGACATTTCTGCTCAATTAACTCCTTTCACTTCCCCCTCTGTTTTGTTCCTTCTCCATGTTATTTATGGATGACGCGAGCGAGTGACGTGTGGCTGGCGCCTGCGGGCACTGTTTCACGCCCAGCATCCATTATATTTAACAAAGTGCAGTAAATGTCGGAGCAGAAGCTTGGTGAGTGCGCCCGTGAACTCACCTGTCATAGCGCTCAACATGCACGTCAACATGAATACTCAGCAGGTCAAACTTCACGCACCTTGAAACATCATTCAACAGAGTCCGAGAGGAAACCTGACACCTAATCGATGGTGTCTACTGTAAGTGAACTAACGTTCCTCGTCGGACGGGTAGATGCTCCATTTTATTGACTGACGTTGAGACTTCCGTTTTTATTGAGAATAGATGTTTTCTCCCACCTGTGGAGACATTATTGGACAGTAGATCGACTGTCTGATATAGGAGTGAATGTACTGTAGGAGTAAATGAGGAAAACGTCCAAACAGTTGAAGTTATTCTAGTACGAGCCACCATCTTTTACCGCACCTGATAGCTGGCATGCTAGGTTAACATGGACCAAGTCTTCTGCTACTCCCCATTACACAGTGAGATAGGGATGACAGACGGTTTAAAACGGTCCTGAGTGGTGCAACATATTCCTCCTTCCCTAAAGTGTAAGAGACAAGACTACAGCTTAACCACACTGACACATTGCCTGGCTCCTGGCACGAGGACTGCCTGCTGCCTTTGGCAATGAGCGCAGAGTTATATAGTCCAGTTATGCTGACAGTTTTCTTtctttattcctctctctctctccctccctctcttattctatctccctctctttccctctctccctctttctccctccctccctccctccctcccttgtttTCTCCCCCAGGCTGTGACGAAGCCGGCACGtggcagaggggagagaggatgcTGCGTCTCTGGCCCAGTGTGAGAACCTCCCCCTGGGGAAGCCTGCGTTGGACCCAGGGCCCCACGGGCCGCTGATCCCCCTTCTGTGTCTCTGTGATTTATGGCTACTGGGGATCTGGCCACTGCAGCCTCCTCTCTCACGTTCACattcacaaatacacacacactgcaccactggacagagccacacacactgcacacccGTGCCCAGTGCTGCCCCATAGAGTGACTCCAccacacactgaacaaaataatcTCTCTCAGCCTCCACACTCACTGAgggactgagccacacacaccgagggactgagccacacacaccgagggactgagccacacacactgagggactgagccacacacactgagggactgagccacacacactgagggactgagccacacacactgagggactgagccacacacactgagggactgagccacacacactgagggactgagccacacacactgagggactgagccacacacactgaGGGACTGCGCCACACTCACTGAGGGACTGAGCCACACTCACTGAgggactgagccacacacactgagggactgcgccacacacactgagggactgagccacacacactgagggactgagccacacacactgaGGGACTGCGCCACACACACTGAGGGACTGCGCCACACTCACTGAgggactgagccacacacactgagggactgagccacacacactgagggactgagccacacacactgaGGGACTGCGCCACACTCACTGAgggactgagccacacacactgagggactgagccacacacacaccgagggactgagccacacacactgaGGGACTGCGCCACACTCACTGAgggactgagccacacacactgagggactgagccacacacactgagggactgagccacacacactgagggactgagccacacacactgaGGGACTGCGCCACACTCACTGAgggactgagccacacacactgagggactgagccacacacacactgagggactgagccacacacactgagggactgagccacacacacactgagggactgagccacacacactgcTTTTCTCTGCCCCATACAACCTCCCATTGCACCACTGTGTCCTATACACACCTCTCTGTGTATCCTCCACTCCCCCGGAGTGTGCAGATTAGCATCCCAGTATGAGTCATGGATCGTCAGCCTAAGAGGCACCTGCTTTACTAGCAGAGGTGGATCAATGGAACTGCACTGAGTGATGAGATGATGTTCCTGAATTCGCATGGCTTGAGAAAAATCACCTGATAGCAGCCGTGCAAAGACTGACCACCCCTAACTTCACTGTTTTTAATCACTAGACTCACTGGACGGACGCTCCCTGGACTGTCTCTCCCTGGACTGTCTCTCCCTGGACTGTCTCTCCCTGGACTGACACTCACTGGACTGACACTCACTGGAGTGACTCTCACTGGAGTGACTCTCACTGGACTAACTTTCCCAGAACTGACTAACTGGACTGACTCTCAAAGGACTGAGTATGACTCACTGGCATCCCCCAGGGATAACCGTTATCCCCCtttgacatttacatttttgacaCGGCCATGTCCCTTTTTCTGAACCCGTTCTTTTTCTAAACTCGGAAGCCGTGGACTGGAGGTGAGAGCCAGCGGGCGGTCAGCTCCTCACCATGGTGTTGCCGCCCCCGGACAAACGCCACGTGTGCCTGACCACCATCGTCATCATGACCAGCATGGCCTTCATGGATGCTTACCTGGTGGAGCAGAACCAGGGGCCCAGGAAGATCGGCGTGTGCATCATCGTGCTGGTCGGGGACATCTGCTTCCTCATCGTGCTGCGCTACGTGGCCGTGTGGGTGGGCGCAGAGGTGCGCACGGCCCGCCGCGGCTACGCCATGATCCTCTGGTTCCTCTACATCTTTGTACTGGAGATCAAGCTCTACTTCATCTTCCAGAACTGCAAGGCCGATAGGAAGTCCCTGGAGACGGTGGCCCGGAAAGCCTTGACTCTgctactgtctgtgtgtgtcccaggGCTTTACTTGGTTCTAGTGGCTCTGGACAGCATGGAGTATGTGAGGACCTTCAGGAAGAAGGAGGACATGCGGGGGAGGATCTTCTGGGTGGCTCTTGATCTTCTGGATCTTCTTGACATCCAGGCCAACCTGTGGGAGCCTCAGCGGACCGGCCTGCCCATCTGGGCCGAGGGGCTGATGTTCTTCTACTGCTACgtcctcctcctcaccctgcCCTGCGTCTCCCTCAGCGAGATCTCCACGCAAGGGGAACACGTGTCGCTCCATAAGATGATGCTCTACCCTGTCCTCAGCCTGATCACCAT
This region of Salvelinus alpinus chromosome 8, SLU_Salpinus.1, whole genome shotgun sequence genomic DNA includes:
- the LOC139582573 gene encoding transmembrane protein 121-like translates to MVLPPPDKRHVCLTTIVIMTSMAFMDAYLVEQNQGPRKIGVCIIVLVGDICFLIVLRYVAVWVGAEVRTARRGYAMILWFLYIFVLEIKLYFIFQNCKADRKSLETVARKALTLLLSVCVPGLYLVLVALDSMEYVRTFRKKEDMRGRIFWVALDLLDLLDIQANLWEPQRTGLPIWAEGLMFFYCYVLLLTLPCVSLSEISTQGEHVSLHKMMLYPVLSLITINMVTILIRGVNMVLFQDSRVSTIFVGKNVVAIATKASTFLEYRRQVKEFPQPQNAMALEPQQNSVGRGHTPHTSHSQPLANSTNLPHEPSPARHMET